The following coding sequences lie in one Drosophila bipectinata strain 14024-0381.07 chromosome XR, DbipHiC1v2, whole genome shotgun sequence genomic window:
- the LOC138927808 gene encoding microtubule-associated protein futsch-like isoform X1 produces the protein MEKNKDQNNIQDTEPSPLTTFSAEKPQDDPSQSTVDNAPSDETPCTRRSNIPIRIKPIRFCEVKNQFTDEGKALFPVAERPPRGSRAPRNMSVSRIETNANRYSELKEDKAKHTPGAYPKGAYSRTSRAMSVSRIESREVTYGGKAKSPGMPSKSAILKDSSAVIETKTNIAQDALPNQNWKRIKGKDEIKNLNRNVNQTDVNDESGICKEKELQPDLNELEHNLNQSDVIVERNILKNQTSSKPEAETNTTQDPSTVEDRRNDIEKVVDEHMHEMERNLNNSKVIGKSGILKHPSPVTETNIDMTPSDESTRTRRQSANRERSNIPILMKSVRFCEEKNSFIDVGNAMLPIANPRNFRPSRNMSVSRIETQAKRYPELIEDKAKHTRGAYPKGAYSRTSRAMSVSRIESREVTDEGKAKMLVAAPRGQYSRSVSQIDIQVGRTQAARPELKTGTKGMAQNPQATAPKKPETNRRGPNSTTIASRTMSVTRNEPQAAKNQSSHKPDRSVSAHPNRARTPINNLPKENDSNVQQSEIQNREPANTTDSQLVTVLRKILKAPKDKTAVTDKEEDRTSRITSTVQKGRNENLNRFMPEEIAAHQILPRSMTSISQTISENQMEGNQNTLEIVESKPDLRIGLRIDHEDRKNKIEKEVKVEVEDKREMEPNLNQSRVFGRNDILKDQISSKSEAKTNTTQDPSTVEDRRNDIEKVVDEHMHEMERNLNNSKVIGKSDILKHPSPVTESKTNIDMTPSDESTRTRRQSANRERSNIPILMKSVRFCEEKNTFTDEGKAPLPVAQGPPKGSRAPRNMSLSRIETQAKRCPEIKGDKAKKQPVPIAGGPYSRTSRAMSVSRIESREVTDEGKARTLGAAPRGQYSRSVSQIDIQVGRTQAAKPKLKTGTEGTAQKPEATPPKKPETNRRGPNSRTVASRTMSVTRNEPQAAKNQSSDSHQSSDMTPSDESTRTGRQSANHERMNIPIPVKPMTFWEVKNPFIDEGKALLPKAVPISSRFRRNMSVSRVETKANRYPELKEDKAKQPLPGLRGSYSRTSRAMSVSRIESREVTYEGKAKSPGMPSKSAILKDSSAVIETKSNIAQDPLPNQSWKRIKAKDEIKNFNRNVNQTDVNDESGTCEVTEFKTKINHVKLTHDKLKKNDITKTIMKRKHNMNQSDVIAKRVLKDPSFSVRESIAQQSLSLLVTESKPKISWTLPNENYTQRIYKELQAHLNVKNRNLNLLDFIEKNKKGDRRNCHSSSDESKANIHQDPLAKIEWKKVRADFISNLNTLKRSVNQSNDINEWEIFNDPPSTGTDTETNIAQDSSPNSNRKTMESDIGFDLKKITSENLSDVIDKSETNLQIYVEHEIEELKGKTLTWNKEEVIDTSVVLKDSPLDEDWKKKVEKEMEMDRNLETFDVIGPSSTHLQDPVPKIELKNDVEEEVGKDSKEMDRHLETFDVIGPSSKHLQDPVPKIELKNDVGEKVGKDSKEMDRNLETFDVIGPSSTHLQDPVPKIELKNNVEKEAGKDTKEMDRNLETFDVIGPSSTHLQDPVPKIELKNDVEEEVGKDSKEMDRNLETFDVIGPSSTHLQDPVPKIELKNDVEEEVGKDSKEMDRNLESSDFIGPSSTHPQDPVPKIELKNDVEEKVGKDTKEMDRNLETFDVIGPSSTHPQDPVPKIELKNDVEEKVGKDTKEMDRNLESSDFIGPSSTHPQDPVPKIELKNDVEEKVGKDTKEMDRNLESSDLIGPSSTHLQDPVPKIELKNDVEEEVGKDSKEMDRNLETFDVFGPSSTHPQDLVPKIELKNDVEEKVGKDTKEMDRNLETFDVIGPSSTHLQDLVPEIELKNDVEEKVGKDTKEMDRNLETFDVIGPSSTHPQDPVPKIELKNDVEEKVGKDTKEMDRNLETFDVIGPSSTHLQDPVPKIELKNDVEEKVGKDTKEMDRNLETFDVIGPSSTHPQDLVPEIELKNDVEEKVGKDTKEMDRNLETFDVIGPSSTHLQDPVPKIELKNDVEEKVGKDTKEMDRNLETFDVIGPSSTHPQDLVPEIELKNDVEEKVGKDTKEMDRNLETFDVIGPSSTHLQDPVPKIELKNDVEEKVGKDTKEMDRNLETFDVIGPSSAHLQDPVPKIELKNNVEKEVGKDTKEMDRNLESSDFIGPSSTHPQDPVPKIELKNDVEEEVGKDSKEMDRNLETFDVIGPSSAHLQDPVPEIELKNDVEEKVGKDTKEMDRHLETFDVIGPSSTHLQDPVPKIELKNDVEEEVGKDSKEMDRHLETFDVIGPSSTHLQDPVPKIELKNDVEEEVGKDSKEMDRNLETFDVIGPSSTHLQDPVPKIELKNDVEEKVGKDTKEMDRNLETFDVIGPSSTHLQDPVPKIELKNDVEEEVGKDSKEMDRHLETFDVIGPSSTHLQDLVPKIELKNDVEEKVGKDTKEMDRNLETFDVIGPSSTHLQDPVPKIELKNDVEEEVGKDSKEMDRHLETFDVIGPSSTHLQDPVPKIELKNDVEEEVGKDSKEMDRHLETFDVIGPSSTHLQDPVPKIELKNDVEEEVGKDSKEMDRNLETFDVIGPSSTHLQDPVPKIELKNDVEEEVGKDSKEMDRHLETFDVIGPSSTHLQDPVPKIELKNDVEEEVGKDSKEMDRHLETFDVIGPSSTHLQDPVPKIELKNDVEEEVGKDSKEMDRNLESSDFIGPSSTHPQDPVPKIELKNDVEEEVGKDSKEMDRNLETFDVIGPSSTHLQDPVPKIELKNDVEEKVGKDTKEMDRNLETFDVIGPSSTHLQDPVPKIELKNDVEEEVGKDSKEMDRNLESSDFIAPSSTHPQDPVPKIELKNDVEEKVGKDTKEMDRNLETFDVIGPSSTHPQDPVPKIELKNDVEEKVGKDTKEMDRNLESSDFIGPSSTHPQDPVPKIELKNDVEEKVGKDTKEMDRNLESSDLIGPSSTHVFDKRKCRFTMNSLATELNRIIGTEIEVKQNKILVEEEQSQLEYVEPKQNLESPTLDNYPIREKAQSTPNDWNKCRFPPKSETEAHKKNIFKLKQSKLEYVAPKQNWETPTASIHPILGKPQTTPDVWNKWRCPTKSETGVPSRSEVTDTREKVEDRTKLENVEPKQNFETPTASIHPTWGKPQTTPVVWNKWRCPTKSETGVPSRSEVTDTREKVEDRTKLENVEPKQNFETPTVSIHPSWEKPQTTPDVWNKWRCPTNSETKAQKEKIFKLKQSKLEYVAPKQNLETPTASIHPILGKPQSTPDVWNAWRCPTKSESGGLCRSEVTDTLTGEFVEDQTKLENVAPKQNLETPTASIHPIWGKPQTTPDVWNTWRCPTKSETGGPRQNEVTEHSNKSFNIVQFADPEKKKVLKSDVMRKESDNPLGKFKGPPKRAYHQNPEQEWESRKRLGSLTLMELNNEIVSSQCSKDHTEQPIYRALGEDQMNSEYVKPKPSFKYVEPKQNLETPKLKGLSSETSLRPMTEKELIFAKNLASVPVLQMKKEVISPRRKALDAINSKTNSIMEGFSKVYDKIGNIKLGISDSDGNILDVVPEKQKDAIESDSVNKMEPLSSTKCLCMRPMSGLKCRKCSKICYGRIARVCDMHPDREFEGDLKSCPICKAPTNNLKLSNEPLRTSDDDSDL, from the exons AtggaaaaaaacaaagaccaaaataatattcaagACACGGAGCCTTCTCCTTTAACGACCTTCTCTGCAGAGAAACCACAAGACGACCCAAGCCAGTCAACAGTCGACAATGCACCAAGTGATGAGACCCCTTGCACAAGGAGGTCAAATATTCCTATCCGAATTAAGCCTATAAGGTTCTGCGAAGtgaaaaatcaatttacaGACGAAGGAAAAGCACTGTTTCCCGTAGCTGAACGGCCCCCAAGAGGTTCAAGAGCGCCTCGTAACATGTCAGTTTCCCGGATCGAAACCAATGCCAACAGGTATTCAGAACTCAAAGAAGACAAGGCGAAGCATACTCCAGGTGCATATCCAAAAGGTGCATACTCGAGGACCAGTCGTGCAATGTCAGTTTCACGGATCGAGTCTCGTGAAGTCACATACGGAGGCAAAGCGAAGTCACCCGGAATGCCAAGTAAGAGTGCCATCTTGAAAGATTCATCTGCGGTAATAGAGACCAAGACCAACATAGCTCAAGATGCGTTGCCTAATCAAAATTGGAAAAGAATTAAAGGCAAAGACGAGATAAAGAATTTAAATCGCAACGTGAACCAAACGGATGTTAACGATGAGAGCGGAATTTGTAAGGAAAAGGAACTCCAACCGGACCTGAACGAATTGGAACACAACCTGAACCAGTCTGATGTTATCGTTGAGAGAAACATCCTGAAGAATCAAACCTCTTCGAAACCAGAGGCCGAGACCAACACCACTCAAGATCCATCAACGGTTGAAGACAGGAGGAATGATATAGAAAAGGTAGTCGATGAACACATGCACGAAATGGAACGCAACCTGAACAACTCGAAAGTTATCGGTAAGAGTGGCATCTTAAAGCATCCATCTCCGGTAACAGAGACCAACATCGACATGACACCAAGTGATGAGAGCACTCGCACAAGGAGACAGTCTGCCAACCGTGAGAGGTCAAATATTCCTATCCTGATGAAGTCTGTAAGGTTCTGCGAAGAGAAGAATTCATTTATAGACGTAGGCAACGCCATGCTGCCTATAGCTAACCCAAGAAATTTTAGACCCTCTCGTAATATGTCAGTTTCCCGGATCGAGACCCAAGCCAAAAGGTATCCAGAACTCATAGAAGACAAGGCGAAGCATACTCGAGGTGCATATCCAAAAGGTGCATACTCGAGGACCAGTCGTGCAATGTCAGTTTCACGGATCGAGTCTCGTGAAGTCACAGACGAAGGCAAAGCGAAGATGCTCGTAGCTGCCCCACGAGGCCAATACTCGAGGTCGGTGTCCCAGATCGACATCCAAGTCGGCAGGACTCAAGCCGCAAGGCCGGAACTTAAAACGGGCACAAAGGGAATGGCGCAGAATCCACAGGCTACGGCTCCCAAGAAGCCCGAAACTAACCGTAGAGGTCCGAACTCGACGACCATTGCTTCTCGTACTATGTCGGTTACCCGGAACGAGCCCCAAGCAGCAAAGAACCAGTCTTCACATAAGCCAGACAGAAGTGTCTCGGCTCACCCCAACAGGGCCAGGACGCCGATAAATAACCTTCCAAAGGAAAACGACAGCAATGTGCAGCAGTCAGAAATTCAGAATCGGGAGCCGGCTAACACCACAGATTCACAACTTGTCACAGTTCTCCGAAAGATCTTAAAGGCCCCCAAGGATAAGACAGCAGTGACGGATAAAGAAGAGGATCGTACAAGCCGCATAACATCTACTGTTCAAAAAGGTAGAAATGAAAATTTGAATCGCTTTATGCCTGAGGAAATTGCTGCCCACCAAATCTTACCCAGGTCTATGACTAGTATTTCGCAGACTATTTCAGAAAATCAAATGGAAGGCAACCAGAACACATTAGAGATTGTAGAAAGTAAGCCAGACTTGAGGATCGGCTTGAGGATCGACCATGAGGATCGGAagaataaaatagaaaaagaaGTCAAGGTTGAAGTCGAAGACAAGAGAGAAATGGAACCCAACCTTAACCAGTCACGTGTCTTCGGTAGGAATGACATCTTGAAGGATCAAATATCTTCGAAAT CTGAGGCCAAGACCAACACCACTCAAGATCCATCAACGGTTGAAGACAGGAGGAATGATATAGAAAAGGTAGTCGATGAACACATGCACGAAATGGAACGCAACCTGAACAACTCGAAAGTTATCGGTAAGAGTGACATCTTAAAGCATCCATCTCCGGTAACAGAGTCCAAGACCAACATTGACATGACACCAAGTGATGAGAGCACTCGCACAAGGAGACAGTCTGCCAACCGTGAGAGGTCAAATATTCCTATCCTGATGAAGTCTGTAAGGTTCTGCGAAGAGAAGAATACATTTACAGACGAAGGCAAAGCGCCGCTGCCCGTAGCTCAAGGGCCTCCAAAAGGTTCAAGAGCGCCTCGTAACATGTCACTTTCCCGGATCGAGACCCAAGCCAAAAGGTGTCCAGAAATCAAAGGAGACAAGGCGAAGAAGCAACCCGTACCGATCGCAGGAGGGCCATACTCGAGGACCAGTCGTGCAATGTCAGTTTCACGGATCGAGTCTCGTGAAGTCACAGACGAAGGCAAAGCGAGGACGCTCGGAGCTGCCCCAAGAGGCCAATACTCGAGGTCGGTGTCCCAGATCGACATCCAAGTCGGCAGGACTCAAGCCGCAAAGCCAAAACTTAAAACGGGCACAGAGGGAACGGCACAAAAACCAGAGGCTACGCCACCCAAGAAGCCCGAAACTAACCGTAGAGGTCCAAACTCGAGGACCGTTGCTTCTCGTACTATGTCGGTTACCCGGAACGAGCCCCAAGCAGCAAAGAACCAGTCAAGTGATAGTCACCAGTCAAGCGATATGACACCAAGTGATGAGAGCACTCGCACAGGGAGACAGTCTGCCAACCATGAGAGGATGAATATTCCTATCCCGGTGAAGCCTATGACGTTTTGGGAAGTAAAGAATCCATTTATAGACGAAGGCAAAGCGCTGCTTCCCAAAGCTGTCCCTATAAGTTCAAGATTCCGTCGTAATATGTCAGTTTCCCGGGTCGAGACCAAAGCCAACAGGTATCCAGAACTTAAAGAAGACAAGGCGAAGCAACCCTTACCTGGCTTAAGAGGTTCATATTCGAGGACCAGTCGTGCAATGTCCGTTTCACGGATCGAGTCTCGTGAAGTCACATACGAAGGCAAAGCGAAGTCACCCGGAATGCCAAGTAAGAGTGCCATCTTGAAGGATTCATCTGCGGTAATAGAGACCAAGAGCAACATCGCTCAAGATCCGTTGCCTAATCAAAGTTGGAAAAGAATTAAAGCCAAAGACGAGATAAAGAATTTTAATCGCAACGTGAACCAAACGGATGTTAACGATGAGAGCGGAACTTGTGAGGTAACTGAGTTCAAGACCAAAATCAATCATGTTAAGTTAACGCAtgataaattgaaaaaaaatgatatcACAAAAACGATAATGAAACGAAAACACAACATGAACCAGTCAGATGTTATCGCTAAGAGAGTTTTGAAGGACCCGTCATTTTCGGTAAGAGAATCTATTGCTCAACAGAGTTTATCGCTCTTGGTAACAGAGTCCAAGCCAAAAATATCTTGGACACTTCCAAATGAAAATTACACACAACGAATATATAAGGAACTTCAAGCACACTTGAACGTAAAGAATCGTAACCTAAACCTTCTAGATTTtattgagaaaaataaaaaaggtgaTAGGCGGAACTGTCATTCATCTTCTGATGAGTCTAAAGCCAACATCCATCAAGATCCATTAGCGAAAATAGAATGGAAAAAAGTAAGAGCAGATTTTATAAGTAACCTTAATACACTGAAACGCAGCGTGAACCAGTCAAATGATATCAATGAATGGGAAATCTTTAATGATCCACCATCTACAGGAACTGACACGGAGACCAACATCGCTCAAGATTCCTCACCGAATTCAAACCGGAAAACAATGGAATCAGACATCGGATTCGATCTTAAGAAAATTACAAGCGAGAACCTGTCGGATGTTATCGATAAGAGTGAAACAAATTTGCAAATATATGTTGAACATGAAATTGAAGAACTTAAGGGGAAGACACTCACCTGGAACAAGGAGGAAGTTATCGATACGAGTGTAGTCTTGAAAGATTCACCTTTAGACGAagattggaaaaaaaaagtagaaaaagaaatggaaatggacCGCAACCTGGAAACTTTTGACGTTATCGGTCCATCATCGACGCATCTTCAAGATCCCGTACCGAAGATCGAGTTGAAGAATGATGTAGAAGAGGAGGTCGGAAAAGATTCTAAGGAAATGGATCGACACCTGGAAACTTTTGACGTTATCGGTCCATCATCGAAGCATCTTCAAGATCCCGTACCGAAGATCGAGTTGAAGAATGATGTAGGTGAGAAGGTCGGAAAAGATTCTAAGGAAATGGATCGCAACCTGGAAACTTTTGACGTTATCGGTCCATCATCGACGCATCTTCAAGATCCCGTACCGAAGATCGAGTTGAAGAATAATGTAGAAAAGGAGGCTGGAAAAGACACTAAGGAAATGGATCGCAACCTGGAAACTTTTGACGTTATCGGTCCATCATCGACTCATCTTCAAGATCCCGTACCGAAGATCGAGTTGAAGAATGATGTAGAAGAGGAGGTCGGAAAAGATTCTAAGGAAATGGATCGCAACCTGGAAACTTTTGACGTTATCGGTCCATCATCGACGCATCTTCAAGATCCCGTACCGAAGATCGAGTTGAAGAATGATGTAGAAGAGGAGGTCGGAAAAGATTCTAAGGAAATGGATCGAAACCTGGAAAGTTCAGATTTCATCGGTCCATCATCAACGCATCCTCAAGATCCCGTACCGAAGATCGAGTTGAAGAATGATGTAGAAGAGAAGGTCGGAAAAGACACTAAGGAAATGGATCGCAACCTGGAAACTTTTGACGTTATCGGTCCATCATCGACGCATCCTCAAGATCCCGTACCGAAGATCGAGTTGAAGAATGATGTAGAAGAGAAGGTCGGAAAAGACACTAAGGAAATGGACCGCAACCTGGAAAGTTCAGATTTCATCGGTCCATCATCAACGCATCCTCAAGATCCCGTACCGAAGATCGAGTTGAAGAATGATGTAGAAGAGAAGGTCGGAAAAGACACTAAGGAAATGGACCGCAACCTGGAAAGTTCAGACCTTATCGGTCCATCATCGACTCATCTTCAAGATCCCGTACCGAAGATCGAGTTGAAGAATGATGTAGAAGAGGAGGTCGGAAAAGATTCTAAGGAAATGGATCGCAACCTGGAAACTTTTGACGTTTTCGGTCCATCATCGACGCATCCTCAAGATCTCGTACCGAAGATCGAGTTGAAGAATGATGTAGAAGAAAAGGTCGGAAAAGACACTAAGGAAATGGATCGCAACCTGGAAACTTTTGACGTTATCGGTCCATCATCGACGCATCTTCAAGATCTCGTACCGGAGATCGAGTTGAAGAATGATGTAGAAGAGAAGGTCGGAAAAGACACTAAGGAAATGGATCGCAACCTGGAAACTTTTGACGTTATCGGTCCATCATCGACGCATCCTCAAGATCCCGTACCGAAGATCGAGTTGAAGAATGATGTAGAAGAGAAGGTCGGAAAAGACACTAAGGAAATGGATCGCAACCTGGAAACTTTTGACGTTATCGGTCCATCATCGACTCATCTTCAAGATCCCGTACCGAAGATCGAGTTGAAGAATGATGTAGAAGAGAAGGTCGGAAAAGACACTAAGGAAATGGATCGCAACCTGGAAACTTTTGACGTTATCGGTCCATCATCGACGCATCCTCAAGATCTCGTACCGGAGATCGAGTTGAAGAATGATGTAGAAGAAAAGGTCGGAAAAGACACTAAGGAAATGGATCGCAACCTGGAAACTTTTGACGTTATCGGTCCATCATCGACTCATCTTCAAGATCCCGTACCGAAGATCGAGTTGAAGAATGATGTAGAAGAGAAGGTCGGAAAAGACACTAAGGAAATGGATCGCAACCTGGAAACTTTTGACGTTATCGGTCCATCATCGACGCATCCTCAAGATCTCGTACCGGAGATCGAGTTGAAGAATGATGTAGAAGAAAAGGTCGGAAAAGACACTAAGGAAATGGATCGCAACCTGGAAACTTTTGACGTTATCGGTCCATCATCGACTCATCTTCAAGATCCCGTACCGAAGATCGAGTTGAAGAATGATGTAGAAGAGAAGGTCGGAAAAGACACTAAGGAAATGGATCGCAACCTGGAAACTTTTGACGTTATCGGTCCATCATCGGCGCATCTTCAAGATCCCGTACCGAAGATCGAGTTGAAGAATAATGTAGAAAAGGAGGTCGGAAAAGACACTAAGGAAATGGATCGAAACCTGGAAAGTTCAGATTTCATCGGTCCATCATCAACGCATCCTCAAGATCCCGTACCGAAGATCGAATTGAAGAATGATGTAGAAGAGGAGGTCGGAAAAGATTCTAAGGAAATGGATCGCAACCTGGAAACTTTTGACGTTATCGGTCCATCATCGGCGCATCTTCAAGATCCCGTACCGGAGATCGAGTTAAAGAATGATGTTGAAGAGAAGGTCGGAAAAGACACTAAGGAAATGGATCGACACCTGGAAACTTTTGACGTTATCGGTCCATCATCGACGCATCTTCAAGATCCCGTACCGAAGATCGAGTTGAAGAATGATGTAGAAGAGGAGGTCGGAAAAGATTCTAAGGAAATGGATCGACACCTGGAAACTTTTGACGTTATCGGTCCATCATCGACGCATCTTCAAGATCCCGTACCGAAGATCGAGTTGAAGAATGATGTAGAAGAGGAGGTCGGAAAAGATTCTAAGGAAATGGATCGCAACCTGGAAACTTTTGACGTTATCGGTCCATCATCGACTCATCTTCAAGATCCCGTACCGAAGATCGAGTTGAAGAATGATGTAGAAGAGAAGGTCGGAAAAGATACTAAGGAAATGGATCGCAACCTGGAAACTTTTGACGTTATCGGTCCATCATCGACTCATCTTCAAGATCCCGTACCGAAGATCGAGTTGAAGAATGATGTAGAAGAGGAGGTCGGAAAAGATTCTAAGGAAATGGATCGACACCTGGAAACTTTTGACGTTATCGGTCCATCATCGACTCATCTTCAAGATCTTGTACCGAAGATCGAGTTGAAGAATGATGTAGAAGAGAAGGTCGGAAAAGACACTAAGGAAATGGATCGCAACCTGGAAACTTTTGACGTTATCGGTCCATCATCGACTCATCTTCAAGATCCCGTACCGAAGATCGAGTTGAAGAATGATGTAGAAGAGGAGGTCGGAAAAGATTCTAAGGAAATGGATCGACACCTGGAAACTTTTGACGTTATCGGTCCATCATCGACGCATCTTCAAGATCCCGTACCGAAGATCGAGTTGAAGAATGATGTAGAAGAGGAGGTCGGAAAAGATTCTAAGGAAATGGATCGACACCTGGAAACTTTTGACGTTATCGGTCCATCATCGACGCATCTTCAAGATCCCGTACCGAAGATCGAGTTGAAGAATGATGTAGAAGAGGAGGTCGGAAAAGATTCTAAGGAAATGGATCGCAACCTGGAAACTTTTGACGTTATCGGTCCATCATCGACTCATCTTCAAGATCCCGTACCGAAGATCGAGTTGAAGAATGATGTAGAAGAGGAGGTCGGAAAAGATTCTAAGGAAATGGATCGACACCTGGAAACTTTTGACGTTATCGGTCCATCATCGACGCATCTTCAAGATCCCGTACCGAAGATCGAGTTGAAGAATGATGTAGAAGAGGAGGTCGGAAAAGATTCTAAGGAAATGGATCGACACCTGGAAACTTTTGACGTTATCGGTCCATCATCGACGCATCTTCAAGATCCCGTACCGAAGATCGAGTTGAAGAATGATGTAGAAGAGGAGGTCGGAAAAGATTCTAAGGAAATGGATCGCAACCTGGAAAGTTCAGATTTCATCGGTCCATCATCAACGCATCCTCAAGATCCCGTACCGAAGATCGAGTTGAAGAATGATGTAGAAGAGGAGGTCGGAAAAGATTCTAAGGAAATGGATCGCAATCTGGAAACTTTTGACGTTATCGGTCCATCATCGACGCATCTTCAAGATCCCGTACCGAAGATCGAGTTGAAGAATGATGTAGAAGAAAAGGTCGGAAAAGACACTAAGGAAATGGATCGCAACCTGGAAACTTTTGACGTTATCGGTCCATCATCGACGCATCTTCAAGATCCCGTACCGAAGATCGAGTTGAAGAATGATGTAGAAGAGGAGGTCGGAAAAGATTCTAAGGAAATGGATCGAAACCTGGAAAGTTCAGATTTCATCGCTCCATCATCAACGCATCCTCAAGATCCCGTACCGAAGATCGAGTTGAAGAATGATGTAGAAGAGAAGGTCGGAAAAGACACTAAGGAAATGGATCGCAACCTGGAAACTTTTGACGTTATCGGTCCATCATCGACGCATCCTCAAGATCCCGTACCGAAGATCGAGTTGAAGAATGATGTAGAAGAGAAGGTCGGAAAAGACACTAAGGAAATGGACCGCAACCTGGAAAGTTCAGATTTCATCGGTCCATCATCAACGCATCCTCAAGATCCCGTACCGAAGATCGAGTTGAAGAATGATGTAGAAGAGAAGGTCGGAAAAGACACTAAGGAAATGGACCGCAACCTGGAAAGTTCAGACCTTATCGGTCCATCATCGACGCATGTTTTCGATAAAAGAAAATGTCGGTTCACCATGAATAGTTTAGCAACGGAACTCAATCGAATTATTGGCACAGAAATCGAAGTTAAACAGAATAAAATACTGGTGGAAGAAGAACAGAGTCAGCTAGAATATGTAGAACCTAAGCAGAACTTGGAGAGCCCAACATTAGATAATTATCCGATTAGGGAAAAAGCTCAATCGACGCCGAACGACTGGAATAAATGTCGCTTCCCGCCCAAATCTGAAACAGAagctcacaaaaaaaatatatttaaattgaaacaaaGCAAGTTGGAATACGTAGCACCTAAGCAGAACTGGGAGACCCCGACAGCTTCTATTCATCCGATTTTGGGAAAACCTCAAACGACGCCGGACGTATGGAATAAATGGCGCTGCCCGACCAAATCTGAAACAGGAGTACCAAGTAGAAGTGAAGTAACTGATACTAGAGAAAAAGTTGAAGACCGGACCAAGTTGGAGAACGTAGAACCTAAGCAGAACTTCGAGACCCCGACAGCTTCTATTCATCCCACTTGGGGAAAACCTCAAACGACGCCGGTCGTATGGAATAAATGGCGCTGCCCGACCAAATCTGAAACAGGAGTACCAAGTAGAAGTGAAGTAACTGATACTAGAGAAAAAGTTGAAGACCGGACCAAGTTGGAGAACGTAGAACCTAAGCAGAACTTCGAGACCCCAACAGTTTCTATTCATCCCTCTTGGGAAAAACCTCAAACGACGCCGGACGTATGGAATAAATGGCGCTGCCCGACCAATTCTGAAACAAAAGctcaaaaggaaaaaatattcaaattgaaACAAAGCAAGTTGGAATACGTAGCACCTAAGCAGAACTTGGAGACCCCGACAGCTTCTATTCATCCGATTTTGGGAAAACCTCAATCGACGCCGGACGTATGGAATGCATGGCGCTGCCCGACCAAATCTGAATCAGGTGGACTATGTCGAAGTGAAGTAACTGATACGTTGACTGGAGAATTTGTCGAAGACCAGACCAAGTTGGAGAACGTAGCACCTAAGCAGAACTTGGAGACCCCGACAGCTTCTATTCATCCGATTTGGGGAAAACCTCAAACGACGCCGGACGTATGGAATACATGGCGCTGCCCAACCAAATCTGAAACAGGAGGACCAAGACAAAATGAAGTGACAGAACACTCCAACAAATCGTTCAACATCGTTCAATTTGCAGATCCGGAGAAgaaaaaagtattaaaaagCGATGTGATGCGTAAAGAAAGTGACAATCCGCTCGGCAAGTTCAAGGGCCCACCTAAACGGGCCTATCATCAAAATCCAGAACAGGAATGGGAATCCAGGAAAAGACTTGGGAGTCTAACGCTTATGGAGCTGAATAATGAAATCGTCTCATCCCAATGCTCCAAGGATCATACAGAACAGCCTATATATAGAGCTCTTGGTGAGGACCAGATGAATTCCGAATACGTAAAACCTAAGCCGAGCTTCAAGTACGTAGAACCTAAGCAGAACTTGGAGACCCCGAAGTTGAAGGGCCTATCGTCTGAAACGTCCCTTCGTCCAATGACGGAGAAGGAATTAATATTCGCAAAAAACCTTGCTAGTGTGCCGGTACTTCAAATGAAAAAAGAAGTCATCTC